Proteins from a genomic interval of Sulfitobacter donghicola DSW-25 = KCTC 12864 = JCM 14565:
- the nqrE gene encoding NADH:ubiquinone reductase (Na(+)-transporting) subunit E, whose amino-acid sequence MEGLISIAVKAIFVENLALSFFLGMCTFIAVSKKISTALGLGISVMVVQAITVPANNLILTYLLAPGALAWAGFAEVDLTFLGLISYIGVIAALVQILEMVLDKYFPPLYNALGVFLPLITVNCAILGGSLFMVERSYNFPESVTYGISSGFGWALAITAMAGVREKLKYSDIPDGLQGLGITFITAGLMAMAFMSFSGVKL is encoded by the coding sequence ATGGAAGGTTTGATTTCAATCGCCGTAAAGGCAATCTTTGTCGAGAACCTCGCCCTGTCGTTCTTTTTGGGGATGTGTACGTTCATCGCTGTTTCCAAAAAGATCTCAACAGCCTTGGGTCTGGGTATTTCGGTTATGGTGGTGCAGGCGATTACGGTGCCTGCCAACAACCTGATCCTGACCTATCTGCTGGCACCGGGTGCACTGGCATGGGCAGGTTTTGCAGAGGTTGACCTGACGTTTCTTGGCCTGATCTCATATATCGGCGTCATCGCGGCGCTGGTGCAAATCCTAGAGATGGTTTTGGATAAATATTTCCCGCCGCTCTATAACGCGCTGGGTGTTTTCCTGCCGCTGATCACCGTGAACTGTGCGATCCTTGGCGGGTCTTTGTTCATGGTTGAGCGGAGCTATAATTTCCCTGAATCGGTGACCTATGGCATCTCTTCAGGCTTTGGCTGGGCCCTTGCCATCACTGCGATGGCTGGTGTGCGCGAAAAGCTGAAATACTCCGACATTCCCGATGGCCTTCAGGGTCTAGGCATTACTTTCATCACGGCTGGCCTGATGGCTATGGCGTTCATGTCTTTCTCTGGCGTGAAACTCTAA
- a CDS encoding amidohydrolase family protein, translating into IETLAYETQRLGLNGRVAGSHLTSMHSMDNYYVSKLLPLMAEADVRAIPNPLINIVLQGRHDTYPKRRGLTRVKEMQAHGITVGWGQDCVLDPWYSLGTADMLDVAFMGLHVGQMTSPDEMRKCFAMVTDENAKIMGLEHYGLKVGAKASLVVLDAGDPIEALRLRATRLFVVANGKLVSETPRADAKISLAGRPAASRRRHVTT; encoded by the coding sequence ATCGAAACGCTGGCCTATGAAACACAAAGGCTGGGGTTGAACGGGCGGGTGGCTGGATCGCACCTGACCTCGATGCATTCGATGGACAATTATTATGTGTCCAAACTGTTGCCGCTGATGGCCGAGGCCGATGTCAGAGCCATCCCCAACCCGCTGATCAATATCGTGCTACAGGGGCGCCATGATACATATCCCAAACGCCGCGGCCTGACGCGGGTAAAGGAAATGCAGGCCCATGGGATCACGGTTGGATGGGGGCAGGATTGCGTGCTGGACCCTTGGTATTCGCTGGGCACCGCCGATATGCTGGACGTTGCCTTTATGGGGTTGCACGTGGGGCAAATGACCAGCCCCGATGAAATGCGAAAATGTTTTGCGATGGTGACAGACGAAAACGCCAAGATCATGGGGCTAGAGCACTATGGCCTAAAGGTTGGGGCAAAAGCATCGTTGGTGGTGCTAGACGCAGGTGACCCGATCGAAGCATTGCGCCTGCGCGCGACACGGCTCTTTGTCGTCGCGAACGGCAAACTGGTGAGCGAAACCCCCCGCGCGGATGCAAAGATATCTTTGGCGGGGCGCCCTGCGGCGTCACGCAGGCGGCATGTGACCACCTAA
- the nqrF gene encoding NADH:ubiquinone reductase (Na(+)-transporting) subunit F has translation MATFGLGILLFTAIVIALVAIILAARSKLVSTGNVNITINGEKTISVPAGGKLLQTLSEQKLFVPSACGGGGTCAQCRVKVHSGGGSILPTEEGHITKREASCGDRLSCQVAVKQDMDIEVPEEVFGVQKWECTVRSNDNVATFIKALILDLPEGEDVNFRAGGYIQIEAPAHDLKYSEFDVQEEYREDWDKFKLWEYESHVEEPIERAYSMANYPDERGMIMLNVRVASPPPGSVGIPAGKMSSYIFNLKPGDKVTISGPYGEFFARDTKKEMVFIGGGAGMAPMRSHIFDQLKRLENRDRKITFWYGARSKREMFFVEDFDELAKQFDNFTWHVALSDALPEDEWKGYTGFIHNVLMDEYLKNHPAPEDCEYYMCGPPIMNQSVTNMLIEMGVDPEDIMLDDFGG, from the coding sequence ATGGCAACCTTTGGCCTTGGTATCTTACTTTTCACAGCAATCGTTATCGCGCTTGTTGCAATTATTCTCGCCGCGCGCTCCAAGCTGGTCTCGACGGGGAACGTCAACATCACCATCAACGGTGAAAAGACGATCTCGGTTCCGGCTGGCGGCAAGCTGCTGCAAACCTTGTCTGAACAAAAACTGTTTGTTCCCTCGGCCTGTGGTGGCGGCGGTACCTGCGCGCAATGTCGCGTAAAGGTCCATTCTGGTGGCGGGTCGATCCTGCCCACCGAAGAGGGCCATATCACCAAACGCGAAGCCTCTTGCGGTGATCGCCTGTCCTGTCAGGTTGCGGTGAAACAGGACATGGACATCGAAGTCCCCGAAGAGGTGTTCGGCGTGCAGAAATGGGAATGCACCGTGCGTTCCAACGACAACGTCGCAACCTTTATCAAGGCGCTTATTCTGGATTTGCCAGAAGGCGAAGACGTCAACTTCCGCGCGGGTGGCTACATCCAGATCGAAGCCCCAGCGCATGATCTGAAGTATTCCGAATTCGATGTGCAGGAAGAGTACCGCGAAGATTGGGACAAATTCAAACTGTGGGAATATGAATCCCATGTGGAAGAACCGATCGAGCGCGCCTACTCCATGGCCAACTATCCGGATGAGCGCGGCATGATCATGCTGAACGTGCGTGTTGCCTCCCCGCCTCCTGGTTCGGTCGGCATCCCTGCGGGCAAAATGTCGTCCTATATTTTCAACCTGAAACCAGGTGACAAGGTCACGATTTCCGGCCCTTACGGCGAATTCTTTGCCCGCGACACCAAGAAAGAAATGGTGTTCATCGGCGGTGGTGCAGGCATGGCCCCCATGCGCAGCCACATTTTCGACCAGCTCAAGCGCCTTGAAAACCGCGATCGCAAGATCACCTTTTGGTATGGTGCGCGCTCGAAACGTGAAATGTTCTTTGTTGAGGATTTTGACGAGCTGGCCAAACAGTTTGACAACTTTACATGGCATGTTGCCCTGTCAGACGCCCTGCCCGAGGACGAATGGAAAGGCTATACCGGCTTTATCCATAACGTGCTGATGGACGAATACCTGAAAAACCACCCTGCCCCAGAAGACTGTGAATATTACATGTGTGGACCGCCCATCATGAACCAGTCTGTCACCAATATGCTGATCGAAATGGGCGTTGATCCAGAAGACATCATGCTGGATGATTTTGGCGGTTAA